A region of Anopheles merus strain MAF chromosome 2R, AmerM5.1, whole genome shotgun sequence DNA encodes the following proteins:
- the LOC121590465 gene encoding uncharacterized protein LOC121590465 encodes MGTANQPSSICFLRWIGWMDTINGIHLHDDSRLARAFEYTFYALQLVQLLNGYNFAVLCSSDTISLETFAEQFNQFGGILLTLSRVIAILKDTAEFINACKFHHLNERAEEIRAGTIHNAARFLSSLLAVQIVTLIFWFALTELQAHRQDVLLPIFIYLPFDASHWPLVTKVAFRLYAYLAYAQLMLTFFGSYIITSSYLLTLTIELRILNDSYAAAPTDPQQLEAFLKERVVYKAALLQHIRTIKRHMNGSVLLELLFIVCLLALNGLRLCTTTTDLSELALSSSMILIYLLELFQYCWQVDEMELLHEGQAFAVYSTPWAGAIMQWKPFLLITIRMAQVPLRFMCGGMYQLSTELFASVVQFIYSLIMMLLQFK; translated from the exons ATGGGTACGGCAAACCAACCATCAAGCATCTGCTTCCTTCGCTGGATCGGCTGGATGGACACGATCAACGGGATCCATCTGCACGACGATTCACGCCTAGCTCGGGCGTTCGAGTACACGTTTTACGCCCTTCAGCTGGTGCAGCTGCTGAATGGCTACAATTTTGCAGTGCTGTGCAGCAGCGACACCATCTCGCTCGAAACGTTTGCGGAACAGTTCAACCAGTTCGGTGGCATTTTACTGACCCTGTCCCGTGTCATCGCGATT CTCAAGGACACGGCCGAGTTCATCAATGCCTGCAAATTTCACCATCTTAACGAGCGAGCAGAAGAGATCCGTGCCGGAACCATCCACAACGCAGCCCGATTCCTGTCCTCGCTCCTAGCCGTCCAGATAGTAACGCTTATTTTCTGGTTCGCGCTAACTGAGCTGCAGGCCCACCGGCAGGACGTGCTGCTGCCCATATTCATCTATCTACCGTTTGACGCTTCCCACTGGCCACTAGTCACAAAGGTAGCGTTTCGGTTGTACGCTTACCTTGCGTACGCTCAGCTGATGCTTACCTTCTTCGGAAGCTATATCATCACGAGCAGCTATCTGCTGACGCTTACCATCGAGCTTCGCATCTTGAACGATTCGTACGCTGCTGCACCGACCGACCCGCAGCAGTTAGAGGCATTCCTGAAGGAACGGGTCGTCTACAAGGCGGCACTGCTGCAGCACATCCGAACCATCAAGCGACACATGAACGGGAGCGTTCTGTTGGAGCTGTTGTTTATCGTGTGCCTGCTTGCGCTCAATGGGTTACGCctgtgcaccaccaccaccgatctTAGCGAGCTGGCACTGTCTAGCAGCATGATCCTGATCTATCTGCTGGAGCTGTTCCAGTACTGCTGGCAGGTGGATGAGATGGAGCTGCTGCACGAGggtcaagcgttcgccgtctACTCAACCCCATGGGCGGGTGCCATCATGCAGTGGAAACCATTCCTGCTGATCACGATCCGTATGGCCCAGGTGCCGTTGCGCTTCATGTGCGGTGGGATGTATCAACTGTCTACTGAGCTGTTTGCCTCCGTTGTGCAATTTATCTACTCACTCATTATGATGCTTTTACAGTTTAAGTAA